The Acidianus infernus genome window below encodes:
- a CDS encoding clan AA aspartic protease, protein MRVKLTVENVEELFLIDTGFSGDLIVKSDVFDEISAKPSDGGEICVAKDLCFSALQKVVSVNILSRQILCRALWVPEIEENIVGEGVLIKAGLLLDYKNFTISDP, encoded by the coding sequence ATGAGAGTTAAGCTTACAGTGGAGAACGTTGAAGAATTGTTTTTAATAGATACGGGCTTTAGTGGTGATTTAATAGTAAAGTCTGATGTTTTCGATGAAATAAGTGCAAAACCTTCAGACGGAGGAGAAATTTGCGTTGCTAAAGACCTTTGTTTTTCAGCATTACAAAAAGTTGTTAGCGTGAATATTTTAAGCAGGCAAATATTGTGTAGAGCTTTATGGGTTCCAGAAATTGAAGAAAATATCGTAGGTGAAGGGGTACTAATAAAAGCAGGCCTCTTGCTTGATTATAAAAATTTCACAATTTCTGATCCTTAA